The genomic window cCGAGACCGGCGGGCGTCATGCTATGGCCGTCTccccccttctcggtgggagtggtgagatggctgctcttgaggaggagatggaggtggacgcgggcgtcggcggctgctcctggatggTATGGGATGCGCCATCGGTTGTTCTGTCGGCAGTCgcggcaactgagtcggttgCTGTTGAAGATTTTTGACCATatccgtcagaacggtcatttgccgcacgatcgtcgcgatctgtgcctccatgGTCACTGTCaaatgcggagagctgggctccgccatggagggtgaaggagagggctcttcccgacgggaagagcgcctcaccgatctggtagctctcgatcgctgagctctaatTTTTGTCATCTCGAGAGGTCTCTGAAGCTCTAGGGAGCTTGCTGGCTTACCTCCGTCGTGTGAtccctacctggcgtgccaaatctgttgcggccaatcctccgtcgcccgatcgtcgagatcgcgcacctgcaagagaagtcctcacagaccgaagatgcctccggcggggaccctccgacagtcaagtcagagagactaggcaacagtaaaaaATCAGAGGCTCAGCTCGAGAGGGCTAGGGAAAGCTTGGGGAGCTGGAGGGAGCGTCAGGgcgcttaccaagactgttgccttatccctttttatagtagaatgcggcgtggtcccgccatcaatggcgcagacaaccggagagttgtcaaatcatcgtgggctGTCAAATTACCACGGGTTGTCAGAATTAACTCACGTCTTCggtaggacaatgccccagggcggtTGCACAACATGTCCTTGATAAGACAACAGTCCATAGCGGTCGTACGACCCTTGGGCGGGATGGCCAACTATACGTCGGTATTCGgttgtcgggacgtcgggtgatgactcggaGACACCGTCGATTGGTCTGGTACCTCGTTGAAGTTGGACATCGGCtgtcacccccgacagtgagtcggtgatgtgGACTCCGCCGCTCGGCTGGTCGGGAATAATATGGGTCTGTCCagccgacacaccttcggtcggatattgtcggcagtcgttGGTCGGTCCGAttggtagagtcggacgtcggtggGACAGATCCGAAGGTGAGTCGGCATAAAGGAATCGATTGGTATATCCCAACAAATCACATAAAATCAAAATTATGCAATGCATAATCGAACATACATCCAGGTGATCGTATTCAAGGAGTTTTATGTTTATCCACAATCCAACTcagctataatattttaatattttaatatttttgatatttttctaatatgatTGATTGACTCAGTGATCTGGTTAGTGATCTTGTGATTAGATTCTCAACCGGGGTGCTTGCTATGTTGGCATGACATCGCAAAAATCGCGTGGTATATGCtaccaaaaaagagaaaaatcgtGTGGTATACCAATGGGGCCGCTTGAAGGAACTGGGGTCATCTGTAGACCTGTTCGTGCGCCAGGCCGCTCGGTGAACCCATTCATGCTAGAAGTCTTTTAGGAGGCTCGAGTCGACGGTTTCGAGACTGGCAGGCCCAGGCCTATCTTGCCGAGTTTGAAAAatagatttatttaataaataatagggCCTCAAGGTTAAAGTTTGacctatatttttatatatatatatatatatatttttgtatttgatgtatttataaatttaattgacAATTATTGTTTGCACATGAATTTAATAGGATACTAAATATAGtataaattattgataatttttaaattttttatttaatagttttaaaatattgttagtatttttaaaaaactaaaaatagTTAGAAAATTGAGACCGTGCACCAAGCCGCAAGCTCAAAGTAAGAGCCAGGTCGGGATAtaggtaaattattttttttttggcagaatATAGGTAGTTGTATTGATATTTCATTCTTTGCGCATAACCCGCCCTGACCGGCCAGTCAGCAAACATGAGAAAAGACATTTTCATTAGAAagatatatgaaaaaataattagtagaTTGATTTGCTCCCATCGCTGCCAAAGTGCCAGGTGGTTATTATGGTGACTTTTTTTATGAGGATTTATGcgattttttttgatagaaaaaaaaaatttacgtaAGGATGGATCCACTGAAGAGCACATCTAAACTTTTAGATGACGACGACGacgatgataaaattatattttatttataaaatatattaatatttcattattttaaaatataatatatttttattttaattatattttttaattatgatcAAAGCATGAATTGGATCTCGAATTTGAGATCAATTATGATTCGGCCAACTAGAGTTAAATCGACTtggatattattttttcaaattgagtTTGAGATTAAGATTCAATTGATCTTGAGTCAAGTTTCGAGTCCATGTATCTAGCTATTCAATCCAATTCCTCTTGATTGTACTTGCCAAAGTCCaaaaatgcttgctatcattaaAGATAGTGAAATTATAATGATGCCTCCTCAATTTTAAATACCTCACAAAGATACATTCTCAACTTAAAAAAAGTTTCAAACCCAACTCTTTAAACTATCCTTCATTTATCTCCATTAACAAAATGGTACTATGACTATCAtatgatgataaaaaaatattctatcaaaaaaaaaatattctaccaTCAAGTAAGGAATTTATCCTTCAATCTGCAGAGAATACAGGATGAAAGATTGGAGATGGGGGCTACTTTAAGGTGGGGATTGATAGAAGGAAAGGAGCAGAGCTTCTTTGTCCCTCTCCGCTGCTCTTTTTCTTTGTAGAGCTTAATGGTGAAGACAAATGGATGCAATTCGGCAGGGAATTACGCTTCAATCTACAAAGAGCATGGAAAAGAACTAGGGAATGGCGGGTGGCCAAAGATGGGGATGGATAACTTTGATCTTGTATAAATCTTAGGGCTCcacaaagacaaaaaaaaaaaaaaaaatctctccaaCTCTTGATGTgactctctcctcttttttataAAGCTACATCTTCTCTTCTATTAAAAGATAAAAACATCAATACCACACTTCAACTAAAAAATAAAGTCTAAAGCTCAATTCAACAAAAATGGACTTGCATTAAAAGATAAAGTATTCCAGCTAGTATTAGAATAGGTATAGATTGTGATACAACCTTGTATAGAGACATACCATATTGTATTGGTATAGCATACCATCTTATATTCACATTATTGTACTGTACCAAATCGCATATCGATAttataatagaatgatattaatatgagGCCCGATACCGAGACAATGAATCTTGTGAATAAGAGATAAAGATGAAGTATAAATAGAATCCTAGTATAAGTAAGATAAGTAATGGACTTTCAATAACATTATTCCTAATAATACAAGGCAAATTTGGTTGGATGGAGGTGAACTTTGAAATGGAAATGAGAGTGAATGTCTTCCATTCTAACTAACTATTTAGTTAGAGAGagttttattttcattctaattttgaGAGAAATGAAAATGCTTCAATCGTCTCAAACTCAAACTCTACTTTCTCTAATCTTCAAActctattttgattttaattctaaTCACGAACCAAATATATCAGGAGATATGACCATTCTGATTTCCATTTCAATCATTCTGATTCTAATTCACCAAATGCTCCTCAAAATCCAATGATGTCCAAGCCATTTGAGAACCAAATCAACAACAATCAAGCAACTTGACTTTAATAATATTGATattgatatatatgtatatatacatatctatctatttatttatctatAGAATCTTCTGACAAAAACAAGACTAACCCCTTTGAGATTACATGGAAGATATGGATTGGCCTCTTCTAATCCCCAATTTCATCTCttttataagaaataaaaaattatattttttactttttatatattttaaattatattaaaagcATCAATATAATATGTTTTTCTATATTATATGTTTttgttttataattattttttgtttgtGCTACAAGTGTAGGATATAGGCATATGTAATTTAACGAGAAATAATTATAATACAAAACCCATCGAGAGATAtacatattattcttatattatatataatattttatatttttaaactattttaataTTCTTTGATATAAATCCAATTTGATTGATTGATCTGATGGTTTAATCGGTGATCTTGTGACGAGACTTTCAACCAGATTGGTTGCTAGGTTGGCAAGGCATCACAAAAATCATACGGTACATCAACAATGCCACTTATTGCATCTGCAAAGCTATTTTGAAGGAACTCGGAGTCATTAGCGGACACCCATTCACACGCGAGGCTgcttggttgacccactcgagtCCGAAGTCTTTTGGGAAGCTCGAGCAGACGGTATCAAGCTCAGCGGGGCCAGGCTCGTCTCGCCAGGTCTAGGAAATAGGTATGCTTGTTTAATAAATGGATACGGCTCGGGCCTACGGGTTAAAATTtggcctaattttttttttttattttcttatattatttgtttatatttgttgtatttataaatttaattaataatcctTATTCATGTGTGAACTTAGTAGGATGGTAGACATGCTATAGGTTattgtaaattaaattatttacatttaataaattttaaaatatttttgtttttaaaatataaagaaatattatgaattgtacGAAGTCCGAGGCCCAAAATAAGAGCCGGGACGGGGTCCAGCTAAATTACATTGATCGTTCGCCAAAACCCGGCCTGACCGTCTTGTCAAAAGACATTTTTCacagaaaaatatattaaaaaaatagtactCTCATTGATGCCAGCGCCATGGCGCTATGGATGGCTGCTTCAACGTCCAGTACCAGCTCATCTGGACTTTTACACAAGAACGAGTCCACCGCCCACGCGACGAATAATTTCCGACCAGACTCAATCAACGGGGACGCGATAGTCCAAAGTAAAAAATGGCTCCCAACTAGGAAAGTCTTAGAACTCTCGCTATTAAGAGAAACTATAATGATGCCCCTCAATTTTGGACGTGCCACGTATGCACCTCCGTaactttgaaaaaatttgaaatcgactcttcaaacttttaaattatttgaaaataaatttttttgtttatttccATCAATAAAATAGTGGCACATGACCTTCACATTCGCTGCTCCAGCTCCATTCCGCAAAGTCGCACCACCACCTTCCATCAATTGTCCATCGTTACGCTAGTTTTCTTCTTCGCGTTCCATTTtccaaagcatatggaattctccCTTGGGCTTTGTGTAGTTGCTCTGAGTTTGCTTCTATTCCCTCCATCTCCTTCTCTACTGGTGGCATACTCTTTAGCAATCGAACCGACCAAGAGGCTCTTCTTTCTTTCAAATCTCTCATAATAAATGATCCCTCCAACACCCTATCTTCATGGAACGACAGCTCTTCTGTATGCCAATGGCCCGGAGTCTTCTGCAATCACCACGGCGGAGTCTCTGCCTTGGACCTAGGAGGCCTTGGCCTGACAGGTTCCATCAGTCCTCACATCGGCAATCTCTCCACTCTCCGGTTTCTCTGCCTACAGGACAACCATTTCACGGGCACACTACCAGACCAATTAGGTAATCTGCTTCACTTGCAAGTGCTGAACGTAAGCTCAAACTTCATTGGAGGTGCCATCCCTTCAAACATGAGTAAGTCCTCCAATCTCATCACCCTTGACTTATCTGCGAATAACATCTCCGGTGGGATTCCTGCCGAGCTTGGACTGCTTTCCAAGATTCAGGTCTTGAAGCTTGGCTCAAATCAGCTCACAGAGGGTATCCCGTCATCCATGGGAAACCTGTCTTCCCTCACCACCCTGGATTTAGGCACAAATATGCTCAGTGGATCGATACCAACTGAACTGGGCCGTCTCAGAAATCTGAAACAACTACAAATATCAGTAAACAATCTCACGGGTACCGTCCCCCCATCTTTGTACAATGTTTCCTCGCTTGAAACCTTTGCTCTGGCAGCAAATAATCTGTATGGTGAAATACCAAGTGATGTTGGCCTTCGGCTTCCGACTCTTAAAGTCTTTCACTGCTGCTTTAATGAGTTCACCGGGCCATACCCACCAACACTGCACAACATCACCAAACTTCAAAGTATTCGATTGTCTCACAATTTTTTTGCTGGGTCCGTGCCTCCCGGGCTAAGCACTCTCCATGATCTCACCATGTATAATATTGGTTTCAATCGAATCGTATCCTCGGGTAGCAATGGGCTAGATTTCATAACCTCCTTGACCAACAGCACAAAACTTCGATACCTTGCCATCGATGAAAATCTTCTGGAGGGTGTGCTCCCAGAATCCGTCGGCAATCTCTCAAACactctctcaaaattttatatgggCGGTAATCGGATTTATGGTAGCATTCCAGCTTCCATAGCTCAGCTTACTAATTTGACCTTGCTGAACATGAGCCACAACTCGATCTTCGGAGaaatcccgctcgagattggccagCTCAAACAACTTCAAATGCTAGGCTTGGCCAGAAACAGTTTCTCGGGGGAAATTCCAGCAGCTCTTGGAAATCTAACCATGTTAACTGAGCTCGAATTGTATGGAAATAAATTGGAGGGTTCAATTCCGGCCATATTCAGCCAGTTTCAACGTTTGCTAACGTTGGATCTATCTAATAACAACCTCAAGGGAAGCATACCTAGAGAATTATTCGCCCTCACTAGTCTCAGTTCTCTTCTAAATCTATCCAGAaattccctgacaggccctctGCCCGAGGACATCGGAAGATTAGAAAACCTTGCCGCCCTTGATCTCTCCAATAACTTCTTATCCGGATATATTTCAAATTCCATCGGCAACTGCAGGAGCTTGGAAACTCTGTCCATGTCCAACAACTCTTTCTCTGGCCTTATTCCTAACACACTTGGAAACCTGAAGGGCTTGCAGAGTTTGGACCTCTCATCCAACCAACTCTCGGGCTCCATTCCGGAAAGTCTCGGAAAACTGCGAGTGCTCCAGTACTTGAACCTTTCGTTCAACGATCTTGAAGGAGAGGTACCAAAAGATGGCATCTTTCGAAACCTCTCTAATGTTCATCTCGAAGGAAATGCTAGACTTTGCACCTCATATTTGTGCCCTCGTTCCTCTCATCGAAGCATTTCAGTGGTGCTTCTCGTCATCATAGTGGCTTCGGTTGTCTCTGCTCTGTGTTTCCTGTGTTTGCTATACTTCGTTAGAAGAGAAATCAATACCAAGGTCTTGCCGACAGCAGACTCAATTAAGGGGCAGCACCGAATGGTTTCATATGAGGAGCTTCATCACGCGACTGAGGATTTTGATACTGTTGGGGGAtatccaccgaccgaccgaccgactatcggagggcccgaccggctggcggcccgactgaccgtctccgactggccaACTGACGGGCATATCGACCGATCGACTATCGGAGCGccccgactgaaagccgggagtgcccgactaacggacgctactgacggcttttcaatggcccagtcgccgactggaggtatgtcgggcgtatccctcccgaccgaccaaacccagaggccgactcacatgaaactcgccgactgacggaggaacccgactccactctgctggccaccgaccaagggtcggccgtctcctcccatcgccgtacagccgccagaccttgtcagctctgacacggacatgcggcacagttccccaggggcattgtcccgccgagagcgaggtcaaccctggtgattagacggccacacggcgacatgacattttcacggcggctctgacagtctacagtgagttgacagttcctcacttgtccgcgccattaatgatggcgccataccgcgctccactatatatatcggggaaggcaacagtgcaaaggaggatccgctcgtctctcccacatacgcaggctcgctcctctctcttcctctccctctctccttctcagagctctctgtctgcatttcactgttgcccagtcacctctctgacttgaccgtcggagggtccccgccggagccgcctccggtcagagcggacttccttttgcaggtgcacgcttcccggcgatcgggcgacgaggcgattggccgcaacagattggcgcgccaggtaggggaagcatgacaaagacaagagctcaacgatcgagagtcactgggtcggcaaggcgctcttcccgtcgggaagaagcctccccgcccccaccggcggcggagcctagctctccgcgccctgcagtgaccacggaggcccagattgcggccatcgtacggcaaatgaccgtactgaccgacgcagtcaaaagcctccagcaacaaccggcggcccgacctatgccttccaggagcagccgccgacggccgcgccgacccctgtcgcctccaagcgagcgctctcaacagcgctcccacggagaggaggaggggcgaccacggcgcgacgaccgacggtctcagcggccctctccttccccgttggaacgggcgaggaaggaaaagcggccgcgcacaccgtcggcctctctttcagaatcctctggaggctccactcccgggg from Elaeis guineensis isolate ETL-2024a chromosome 4, EG11, whole genome shotgun sequence includes these protein-coding regions:
- the LOC140857265 gene encoding uncharacterized protein; the encoded protein is MCRGDGGSPSRAGQSGPRWRVLENTDGVVAQIGPGQISSSPPSSIVFRPRGAPCGVVYGLVDSALVLPDEYRTNSLCGGSQIKIQCFSDLWLHKKGRRGQMSHVDDRPYLLGVGLDSTLRNEEHEELSRSYPEGNYASIYKEHGKELGNGGWPKMGMDNFDLLHSAKSHHHLPSIVHRYASFLLRVPFSKAYGILPWALCSCSEFASIPSISFSTGGILFSNRTDQEALLSFKSLIINDPSNTLSSWNDSSSVCQWPGVFCNHHGGVSALDLGGLGLTGSISPHIGNLSTLRFLCLQDNHFTGTLPDQLGNLLHLQVLNVSSNFIGGAIPSNMSKSSNLITLDLSANNISGGIPAELGLLSKIQVLKLGSNQLTEGIPSSMGNLSSLTTLDLGTNMLSGSIPTELGRLRNLKQLQISVNNLTGTVPPSLYNVSSLETFALAANNLYGEIPSDVGLRLPTLKVFHCCFNEFTGPYPPTLHNITKLQSIRLSHNFFAGSVPPGLSTLHDLTMYNIGFNRIVSSGSNGLDFITSLTNSTKLRYLAIDENLLEGVLPESVGNLSNTLSKFYMGGNRIYGSIPASIAQLTNLTLLNMSHNSIFGEIPLEIGQLKQLQMLGLARNSFSGEIPAALGNLTMLTELELYGNKLEGSIPAIFSQFQRLLTLDLSNNNLKGSIPRELFALTSLSSLLNLSRNSLTGPLPEDIGRLENLAALDLSNNFLSGYISNSIGNCRSLETLSMSNNSFSGLIPNTLGNLKGLQSLDLSSNQLSGSIPESLGKLRVLQYLNLSFNDLEGEVPKDGIFRNLSNVHLEGNARLCTSYLCPRSSHRSISVVLLVIIVASVVSALCFLCLLYFVRREINTKVLPTADSIKGQHRMVSYEELHHATEDFDTVLYDLVKRVRV